The proteins below are encoded in one region of Bremerella sp. P1:
- a CDS encoding acyl-CoA thioesterase codes for MSQTFQTTRRVEFRDTDAAGIVHFSAFLIYMEQVEHEFLRSLGLSVHHQLEDTSMSWPRVSIDCDYRGPAKFEDMLDVSLIIARIGSRSVTYRFHFERDKLTLAEGTMTAVCCQVNPGHAPKSMEIPEWFKEKLLPFVDPTATT; via the coding sequence ATGTCGCAAACCTTTCAAACGACCCGCCGCGTTGAATTCCGAGATACGGATGCCGCGGGCATCGTTCACTTCTCGGCCTTCCTGATCTACATGGAACAGGTCGAGCACGAATTCCTGCGTTCGCTGGGGCTCAGCGTGCACCACCAACTGGAAGACACATCGATGAGTTGGCCCCGCGTATCGATCGATTGCGATTACCGCGGCCCGGCCAAGTTCGAGGATATGCTGGATGTCTCCCTGATCATTGCCCGCATTGGCTCGCGCAGCGTGACCTACCGCTTCCACTTCGAGCGTGACAAACTGACCCTCGCCGAAGGCACCATGACGGCGGTCTGCTGCCAGGTTAACCCCGGCCACGCTCCCAAGAGTATGGAAATCCCCGAGTGGTTCAAAGAGAAACTGCTCCCCTTCGTCGACCCGACGGCTACTACTTAA
- a CDS encoding prenyltransferase/squalene oxidase repeat-containing protein: protein MLSYHEQLTLRLAAGIGELDEATRARHTQFLLAKQQEDGGFAGREGASDLYYTSFGLRSLAILGELHGEVAEKAASFLQTKLTGHEGVVDFLSLIYGAKLLETAAGIDIFAGASSNWRRSVADTLNSLRRKDGGYAKGPEGMASSTYHTFLVLLCLQLIEQPIPQPEAMVTFLLSQESEEGGFREIRASKRAGTNPTAAAIGALRILDSLTEEIIDGTLDFLVEMQNDEGGLRANTRIPIADVLSTFTGMLTLTDLDALHEIETDDALKYVRGLEQDSGGFFGAAWDEVADVEYTFYGLGSLALLHVPNDFTLE, encoded by the coding sequence ATGCTTTCCTACCACGAACAACTCACCCTCCGCCTGGCAGCCGGTATTGGCGAGCTGGACGAAGCGACCCGCGCGCGGCACACCCAGTTTCTGCTGGCCAAACAGCAAGAGGATGGTGGCTTCGCCGGCCGCGAAGGGGCCAGCGATCTGTACTACACCAGCTTCGGCCTGAGAAGCTTGGCTATCCTGGGCGAGCTGCATGGAGAAGTCGCCGAGAAGGCCGCGTCGTTTCTGCAAACCAAGCTGACCGGTCACGAAGGCGTTGTCGATTTCCTCTCGCTGATCTATGGAGCCAAGCTACTGGAAACGGCCGCGGGCATCGATATCTTCGCAGGGGCTTCCTCGAACTGGCGGCGAAGTGTCGCGGACACGCTCAACTCGCTGCGGCGAAAAGATGGCGGCTACGCCAAAGGCCCTGAAGGAATGGCCAGCAGTACGTATCACACGTTTCTGGTACTGCTGTGCCTGCAACTGATCGAACAACCGATTCCGCAGCCGGAAGCGATGGTCACGTTCCTGCTTTCGCAAGAGTCGGAAGAAGGCGGCTTTCGGGAAATCCGTGCCAGCAAGCGCGCCGGGACCAACCCCACGGCCGCGGCCATCGGGGCGCTGCGAATCCTCGACAGCCTGACCGAAGAGATTATCGATGGAACGCTCGACTTCCTGGTCGAGATGCAAAACGATGAAGGTGGGCTACGCGCGAACACGCGGATCCCGATCGCCGATGTGCTGAGCACGTTCACCGGTATGTTAACTCTGACCGATCTGGACGCGCTGCACGAGATTGAAACCGACGATGCCCTGAAATACGTGCGTGGTCTGGAGCAAGACAGCGGCGGCTTCTTCGGGGCGGCCTGGGACGAAGTGGCCGACGTAGAATACACCTTCTACGGTCTGGGCAGCCTGGCCCTGTTACATGTACCCAACGACTTCACCCTGGAATGA
- a CDS encoding FtsX-like permease family protein, which yields MNRWRLVLRSAQQFWQTNLAVLLGVAAATAVLTGALIIGDSVRGSLRDLALSRLGSIQEILLADRFFRPNVARQISQQNENTTTVPIVLMQGTLQTVPKKPDDPTKVAGNLAVLGIDEAFWKLGDVSGWTPTDITDEEIILNQPLAEELGVKQGDLVTLRLPGGNDVPADSPLGRKTAETQSLPRLTVKAVIPAEGLGRFGMHPTQQLPLNAYASRSALQDALEQDDRVNAVLVSHPDGQTLDLSKLFLTLADYNFELTQVKQTFEEETIYDYWQLTSSRMLFGDAASDAVEKAFEGDAHPTFTYLATSIGVGEVPEGEDKTSIPYSTVTAIQFSGLDYPLVDLDGKPIEKIGEDEIVLNSWTVQHLVEARAAKLRKDNPELSKEDAEEQSQVNVGDTIYLKYFEPESSHGVAKETGRTFRLVAITPLTEPLDPFRRTIPPVFDKRPTTANDPDYTPVVKGITDQDSINTWDPPFPYDNSRVDGEDEEYWDYYRTTPKAFVAIETGQELWGSRFGEVTSFRFSGKKVTDEHELQTKIEDALTPHRMELGFRLLTVRQDALRAAAGTTPFNVLFMGFSMFIIGSALMLVSLLFRLGLEQRSQQIGLLQAVGLNRKVTQGLLMREAGLVALVGSIAGVIIGIGYAWLMLVGLRTWWLGAVVTPFLTLHLDNPSSLVIGLISGSLVCLLTIYFGMRGLKKLSVRGLLQGSTTDTQTTFGKRSLWAMYTGIACALGAVGLSFLAAGLGGEAQAGAFFGSGALVLTACLLLLWHMLRSGAGSGGEGSFTLGQLAISNAARNPGRSTLTIGLIASAAFLIVAIGAFRLSPTDTGSGGMNLIAESSQPLYRDLNTEEGRLETGFTDEEDQQLKSTTILSLRVQPGDDASCLNLYQSSSPRVLGVTPSMMKYYAQSDVTHFEWAASGRKPEDATPWEALEVKADGIDQPIPVALDKNTAMYALHLYGGIGEEFTTTDDDGRETKYVVAGLLSNSVFQGNLLIGEVNFVERYPDVSGYEMFLIRTPEGKEQAIRDILENRLSDQGFDITSAEKILTGLLAVQNTYLSTFQSLGALGLLLGTFGLAAVQLRTILERRSELALLRAAGFADSRLYSLVMRETMVLLLGGLATGIISALITVVPHMVFGNASIPFVSLGVMLGVILVVGIISSSLAVRSALKGNIVPALRGN from the coding sequence ATGAATCGTTGGCGTTTGGTTCTGCGAAGTGCTCAGCAGTTCTGGCAAACCAACTTGGCCGTGTTGCTGGGTGTCGCTGCGGCAACGGCCGTGCTCACCGGGGCACTCATCATTGGTGATTCGGTTCGCGGTAGCCTCCGCGATCTGGCCCTGTCGCGTCTGGGTTCCATCCAAGAGATCTTGCTGGCCGATCGTTTCTTCCGGCCAAACGTCGCCAGGCAGATTTCTCAGCAGAACGAAAACACCACGACCGTGCCGATCGTCCTCATGCAGGGAACCCTGCAAACGGTCCCCAAAAAGCCCGACGATCCGACCAAGGTCGCCGGCAACCTGGCAGTGCTGGGGATTGATGAGGCCTTCTGGAAGTTAGGAGACGTGTCAGGCTGGACACCGACCGATATCACCGACGAAGAGATCATCCTCAATCAGCCACTCGCCGAAGAGCTAGGCGTGAAGCAAGGAGACCTCGTCACGCTGCGTCTACCAGGCGGCAACGATGTGCCGGCCGACAGCCCTTTGGGACGCAAGACGGCCGAAACGCAAAGCCTGCCACGGCTTACGGTGAAAGCAGTGATCCCGGCGGAAGGTCTCGGTCGTTTCGGCATGCACCCCACGCAGCAGCTGCCGCTCAATGCGTACGCGTCGCGATCCGCCCTGCAAGACGCTTTGGAACAAGATGACCGCGTCAACGCGGTTCTGGTCAGCCATCCCGACGGCCAGACGCTCGATCTCAGCAAGCTGTTTCTCACGCTGGCCGACTACAACTTCGAACTGACCCAGGTCAAGCAAACCTTCGAAGAGGAAACGATCTACGACTATTGGCAACTGACCAGCAGCCGGATGCTCTTTGGCGACGCTGCGTCCGACGCCGTCGAGAAGGCCTTCGAAGGGGATGCCCATCCGACGTTCACCTACCTGGCCACGTCGATTGGTGTCGGGGAAGTGCCGGAAGGGGAAGATAAGACCTCGATCCCCTACTCGACCGTCACGGCGATTCAGTTTAGCGGACTCGATTACCCACTGGTCGATCTTGATGGCAAGCCAATCGAGAAGATTGGCGAGGACGAGATCGTCCTCAACTCGTGGACCGTCCAGCACCTGGTCGAAGCGCGCGCCGCGAAGCTCAGGAAAGACAACCCAGAACTGAGCAAAGAAGACGCCGAAGAGCAATCACAAGTAAACGTCGGCGATACGATCTACCTGAAGTACTTCGAACCGGAAAGTTCACACGGCGTGGCCAAAGAGACAGGCCGGACCTTTCGCCTGGTGGCCATCACGCCGCTCACCGAGCCGTTGGATCCATTTCGTCGCACAATTCCACCTGTGTTCGACAAGCGTCCTACAACAGCTAATGATCCGGACTACACGCCGGTCGTGAAAGGCATCACCGATCAGGACTCAATCAATACCTGGGACCCGCCGTTCCCTTACGACAACTCCCGCGTCGATGGAGAAGATGAAGAATATTGGGACTATTATCGCACCACCCCCAAAGCATTTGTCGCGATCGAGACAGGGCAAGAGCTGTGGGGAAGCCGCTTCGGCGAGGTGACTTCCTTCCGCTTCTCGGGAAAGAAGGTCACCGACGAGCACGAACTGCAAACCAAGATTGAAGACGCGCTGACGCCGCATCGCATGGAGCTTGGTTTTCGCTTGTTGACCGTTCGCCAGGATGCGTTGCGTGCGGCCGCTGGCACGACCCCATTCAACGTGCTGTTCATGGGCTTCTCGATGTTCATCATCGGCTCGGCGCTCATGCTGGTGTCGCTGCTGTTCCGCCTGGGCCTCGAGCAGCGGAGCCAGCAGATTGGCCTCTTGCAGGCAGTGGGGCTCAACCGAAAGGTCACCCAGGGCCTGTTGATGCGCGAGGCCGGACTGGTTGCGTTGGTCGGAAGCATCGCCGGCGTGATCATTGGGATTGGCTACGCTTGGCTGATGCTCGTCGGTCTCAGAACGTGGTGGCTGGGGGCAGTCGTCACGCCGTTTCTGACGCTGCATTTGGATAACCCCAGCAGCCTGGTAATCGGGCTGATCAGTGGTTCGCTCGTTTGTCTGCTGACGATTTACTTCGGCATGCGAGGGCTGAAGAAACTCTCGGTGCGGGGTCTGCTGCAAGGCAGCACCACCGACACCCAAACCACCTTCGGCAAGCGTAGCCTCTGGGCGATGTACACAGGGATAGCGTGTGCTTTGGGCGCCGTCGGCCTGTCGTTCTTAGCCGCTGGCCTTGGAGGAGAAGCCCAGGCCGGGGCGTTCTTCGGTTCCGGTGCGTTGGTCCTCACGGCATGCCTGCTCCTGCTGTGGCACATGCTGCGTAGTGGCGCTGGTTCTGGCGGCGAAGGTTCCTTCACGCTCGGACAGTTGGCCATCAGCAATGCGGCCCGGAACCCGGGACGTAGCACGCTCACGATCGGTTTGATTGCGTCGGCCGCGTTCCTGATTGTGGCGATCGGGGCGTTCCGGCTTTCGCCCACCGATACCGGCTCTGGCGGGATGAACCTGATTGCCGAGAGTTCGCAGCCTCTCTATCGCGATCTCAATACCGAAGAAGGCCGCCTGGAAACAGGCTTCACTGACGAAGAAGACCAACAACTCAAGTCGACCACGATCCTCTCGTTGCGGGTTCAACCTGGCGACGATGCCAGCTGTTTGAATCTCTATCAATCGAGCAGTCCTCGCGTGCTGGGTGTAACGCCGAGCATGATGAAGTATTACGCCCAGTCCGATGTCACCCACTTCGAGTGGGCAGCAAGCGGTCGCAAGCCTGAGGATGCTACACCGTGGGAAGCCTTGGAAGTGAAAGCGGATGGCATCGATCAGCCGATCCCGGTGGCACTCGATAAGAATACGGCCATGTATGCCCTGCATTTGTATGGCGGCATCGGCGAAGAGTTCACCACCACCGACGATGACGGCCGCGAGACGAAGTACGTCGTCGCTGGCTTGCTTTCCAACAGTGTCTTTCAAGGGAACCTGTTGATCGGCGAAGTGAACTTCGTCGAGCGTTATCCCGACGTGAGCGGCTACGAGATGTTTCTCATTCGCACACCGGAAGGGAAAGAACAAGCCATCCGCGACATCTTAGAGAATCGACTTTCCGACCAAGGCTTCGACATCACGTCGGCCGAGAAGATATTGACCGGCCTGTTGGCAGTGCAAAACACTTACTTGTCGACCTTCCAAAGCCTAGGGGCATTGGGGCTCTTGCTGGGTACGTTTGGCCTGGCAGCCGTTCAGCTGCGAACCATTCTTGAGCGGCGGTCCGAGCTGGCCTTACTCCGAGCGGCCGGCTTTGCCGACAGTCGGCTGTACTCGCTGGTCATGCGTGAAACGATGGTCTTGCTGCTGGGCGGACTGGCAACCGGTATTATTTCGGCGTTGATCACGGTCGTGCCGCACATGGTGTTCGGCAACGCGTCGATCCCGTTCGTTTCGCTGGGCGTGATGTTAGGTGTGATCCTGGTTGTCGGTATCATCAGCAGTAGCCTTGCCGTACGTTCGGCCCTGAAAGGGAACATCGTCCCGGCCCTGCGTGGGAACTGA
- the waaF gene encoding lipopolysaccharide heptosyltransferase II: protein MAGTRNIAVVLPNWIGDVVMATPTLRAIREGLKPGDRLVGVMRPYVQDVLAGTSFLDEAILWSKKAKEPSQRFLNVASQLRRQRFDQAILLPNSISSAGLAYLGGVKERIGYRRYGRGPLLTHSLDPPTENGERTPVSAVDYYLSLAELAGYEVRSRHCELGFTDLDDLRAQVLWRQYRFFERRVIVFNTGGAYGGAKHWPADYYAVLARRLVEDPRNAVLLICGPSERETVAQIEREVNHPFVRSLAEEDPSIGLSKAVINMASLMITTDSGPRHFAAAFNVPAVAIFGPTDPRWAENYNPYELILSADTDCAPCAERECPLKHHRCMRDLAVNDVLIAAQRQLDWQADQSRAA, encoded by the coding sequence ATGGCTGGCACACGAAACATTGCGGTCGTTTTACCGAATTGGATCGGCGACGTGGTCATGGCCACGCCAACCCTACGGGCAATTCGCGAAGGGCTGAAGCCCGGCGACCGCCTGGTCGGCGTGATGCGGCCTTATGTGCAAGATGTGTTGGCCGGTACCAGCTTCCTGGACGAAGCCATCCTGTGGAGCAAGAAAGCGAAAGAGCCGAGTCAGCGGTTCTTGAATGTCGCCTCGCAGCTTCGTCGGCAACGGTTCGATCAAGCCATTCTGCTTCCCAACTCGATCAGTTCGGCAGGGCTCGCCTACCTGGGCGGCGTCAAAGAGCGCATCGGTTACCGTCGCTATGGCCGTGGTCCTCTGCTGACACATTCGCTAGATCCACCGACTGAGAACGGCGAACGCACGCCGGTTTCGGCCGTCGACTACTATCTTTCGCTGGCCGAACTAGCCGGATACGAAGTTCGTTCGCGTCACTGCGAACTCGGCTTCACCGACCTCGACGATCTGCGTGCCCAGGTCCTCTGGCGGCAATATCGCTTCTTCGAGCGACGTGTGATCGTGTTCAACACCGGGGGAGCGTACGGCGGAGCGAAGCACTGGCCGGCAGATTACTACGCCGTGCTCGCTCGTCGCTTGGTCGAAGACCCTCGCAATGCGGTGCTTTTGATTTGTGGCCCCAGCGAACGCGAGACGGTCGCTCAGATCGAGCGTGAAGTAAATCACCCATTCGTCCGTAGCCTGGCCGAAGAAGACCCGAGCATTGGTCTGAGCAAAGCCGTGATTAACATGGCTTCGTTGATGATCACGACCGACTCTGGACCGCGGCATTTCGCCGCCGCGTTCAACGTACCAGCGGTTGCTATTTTTGGTCCGACCGATCCACGCTGGGCCGAGAACTACAATCCTTACGAACTGATCCTCTCGGCCGACACCGACTGTGCCCCGTGTGCCGAGCGCGAGTGCCCCCTGAAGCATCATCGCTGCATGCGCGACCTGGCCGTGAACGACGTGCTGATCGCGGCTCAGCGACAACTCGACTGGCAAGCAGATCAATCCCGAGCGGCTTAA
- a CDS encoding amidohydrolase, which produces MPSNAEGLLALMSDTSLTPQSQMEAIDSQMAHLWMVRTFLKHAEETEEDEELQQVARTLYDYMLALGPAVQANDPGTYLKQAKKKFSKLRKACELFEEIQPEISDHTNFKMAAVSCRLVVNQVEAILGASSGS; this is translated from the coding sequence ATGCCGAGTAACGCGGAAGGCCTGCTTGCATTGATGAGTGACACGTCGCTAACGCCGCAGTCCCAGATGGAGGCCATCGACTCGCAGATGGCCCATCTGTGGATGGTGCGTACGTTCCTCAAGCACGCCGAGGAAACGGAAGAAGACGAAGAGCTGCAGCAAGTCGCTCGAACGCTGTATGACTACATGCTGGCCCTGGGGCCGGCCGTTCAAGCCAACGACCCCGGTACCTACTTGAAGCAAGCCAAGAAGAAATTCAGCAAGCTTCGCAAAGCGTGTGAGCTGTTCGAAGAGATCCAGCCTGAGATCTCGGACCACACCAACTTCAAAATGGCCGCGGTCAGTTGTCGCCTGGTGGTGAATCAGGTCGAAGCCATTCTCGGTGCTAGCAGCGGCTCCTAA
- a CDS encoding BON domain-containing protein — protein sequence MISSSMKDVRSRVVTALAASSNPRLRFIQVELDEEHENTVCLSGRVTSFYQKQLAQELVRSIDSDVEVRNDLRVDDSA from the coding sequence ATGATTAGTTCCTCGATGAAAGATGTCCGCTCGCGCGTTGTCACAGCGCTCGCAGCCAGCAGCAATCCCCGCCTACGATTCATTCAGGTCGAACTTGACGAAGAGCACGAAAACACGGTCTGTCTTAGTGGCCGCGTCACCTCGTTCTATCAGAAGCAACTTGCTCAGGAACTGGTTCGTTCGATCGACAGCGATGTCGAAGTCCGCAATGATCTGCGCGTGGATGATTCTGCCTAA
- the rfaE2 gene encoding D-glycero-beta-D-manno-heptose 1-phosphate adenylyltransferase, with amino-acid sequence MSLPPLLQAFKSMHPAKVLVLGDMILDRYTYGDAQRISQESPVIVLHADDQELRLGGAANVCNMLRGLDCHVVAAGVHGRDESGSQMVELAQQSGIDTRLIACDASRPTTLKERFVGRAGSRHPSQILRVDHEKTEPIADWLVEKIYSGIENQIEDFDVILISDYNKGVCTPKLLQMVIQLANEHDIPTLVDPMRGHDYERYRGATLLKANRIETELASGVSLKTVSDASSAGSQLCQQLDLQDVIVTLDRDGMALVSRDGASCHFPTQARSVYDITGAGDMVLAMLGACLGSGLDKENSVRLANVAAGLEVEKSGVAVIPLAEIEAELRTDLLPGQKKIVTHQQIASIAEEHRRRGEKIVFTNGCFDLLHFGHVTNLTEASKMGEILVVGLNSDESVSKLKGPTRPVISETERSAMLAALSCVDYVVVFGEDTPYDLIKAVRPDILVKGGHYVPEEIPGYDILQEYGGEIRLVDIVGGFSTTDIIQKVAANETIRRTAA; translated from the coding sequence GTGAGCCTCCCCCCGCTCTTGCAAGCGTTCAAATCGATGCATCCCGCCAAGGTTCTGGTCTTGGGGGACATGATCCTCGACCGTTACACCTACGGCGACGCTCAGCGAATCAGTCAGGAATCTCCCGTTATTGTGCTGCACGCCGACGACCAGGAACTGCGTCTGGGCGGAGCCGCTAACGTCTGTAACATGCTGCGTGGCCTCGATTGTCACGTGGTGGCCGCTGGCGTACACGGCCGCGACGAGTCAGGCTCGCAGATGGTGGAACTCGCTCAGCAATCAGGCATCGACACACGACTGATTGCGTGCGATGCGTCGCGTCCGACCACGCTGAAAGAACGCTTCGTCGGTCGAGCCGGTTCACGTCATCCAAGCCAAATCCTTCGCGTCGATCACGAAAAGACCGAACCCATCGCCGATTGGCTCGTCGAGAAGATCTACTCGGGGATTGAAAACCAAATTGAAGACTTCGACGTCATTCTGATCTCCGACTACAACAAAGGGGTCTGCACGCCGAAGCTGCTGCAAATGGTCATCCAGTTGGCCAACGAGCATGATATTCCGACGCTGGTCGACCCGATGCGAGGGCACGACTACGAGCGTTACCGCGGCGCTACCCTGCTGAAGGCCAACCGAATCGAAACCGAACTGGCCAGCGGTGTTTCGCTGAAGACCGTTTCCGATGCGTCCTCTGCGGGCAGCCAATTGTGCCAACAGTTGGACCTGCAGGATGTGATCGTCACGCTCGACCGAGACGGCATGGCCTTGGTCAGCCGAGATGGCGCGTCGTGCCACTTCCCCACCCAGGCCCGTAGCGTGTACGACATCACCGGCGCCGGCGATATGGTTCTGGCCATGCTGGGTGCTTGTCTGGGTAGCGGCTTGGATAAAGAAAACTCGGTTCGCCTGGCGAACGTGGCCGCAGGACTGGAAGTCGAAAAGTCTGGCGTGGCCGTAATTCCCCTGGCCGAGATCGAAGCCGAACTTCGCACCGACCTGCTGCCGGGTCAGAAGAAGATTGTCACCCATCAGCAGATTGCCTCGATTGCCGAAGAGCATCGTCGCCGCGGCGAGAAGATCGTCTTCACCAACGGTTGTTTCGATCTGCTGCACTTCGGACACGTGACCAACCTGACCGAAGCCTCGAAGATGGGCGAGATCCTGGTCGTAGGACTCAACAGCGACGAGAGCGTCTCGAAGCTCAAAGGCCCAACGCGCCCGGTCATCAGCGAGACGGAACGCTCGGCCATGCTGGCCGCGCTCTCGTGCGTCGACTACGTGGTGGTCTTCGGCGAAGACACGCCGTATGACCTGATCAAAGCGGTTCGCCCCGACATTTTGGTCAAGGGTGGGCACTACGTACCGGAAGAAATCCCCGGGTACGACATTCTGCAGGAATATGGCGGAGAGATTCGCCTGGTCGACATCGTCGGTGGTTTTTCGACGACCGACATCATTCAGAAGGTTGCGGCTAACGAAACCATTCGCCGCACGGCTGCCTAG
- a CDS encoding ABC transporter ATP-binding protein, with translation MADLEIKQLAKEYPTRAESLKVLTDVSLSLSQGESAAILGPSGCGKSTLLYCIGTLEAPTSGTITLDGQDPFALSDVQLAKFRSENIGFIFQDHHLLPQLTVLENVLVPTLADGKSTPQQIERAKMLIERVGLSQRIEHRSAELSGGERQRVAVARSLIHQPKLLLADEPTGNLDKTNAESIGNLLLELQKEEQSILIVVTHSQELATIFQQQYQLDDGKLQGQQPITHS, from the coding sequence ATGGCAGACCTGGAAATCAAGCAGTTGGCCAAAGAGTATCCCACACGGGCTGAGTCCCTGAAAGTACTCACAGACGTTTCACTGTCTCTTTCCCAGGGTGAAAGCGCCGCGATCCTCGGCCCCAGCGGCTGCGGCAAGAGCACCCTGCTCTACTGCATCGGCACGCTGGAAGCGCCCACCTCCGGCACTATCACGCTCGATGGCCAAGATCCGTTTGCCTTGAGCGACGTGCAGCTGGCCAAGTTTCGCAGCGAGAACATCGGCTTCATCTTCCAGGACCATCACCTGCTGCCGCAATTGACCGTGCTGGAAAACGTGCTGGTGCCCACGTTGGCCGACGGCAAGTCAACTCCACAGCAGATCGAGCGAGCCAAGATGCTCATCGAGCGAGTCGGTCTTTCGCAGCGGATCGAACATCGCTCGGCCGAGCTTTCCGGGGGCGAACGACAACGGGTCGCCGTTGCCCGCAGCTTGATCCATCAGCCCAAGCTTCTGCTGGCCGACGAGCCGACCGGCAACCTTGACAAGACGAACGCCGAGTCGATCGGCAACTTGCTGTTAGAGCTACAGAAGGAAGAGCAGTCGATCCTGATCGTGGTGACGCACAGCCAGGAACTGGCCACCATCTTCCAGCAGCAGTACCAACTGGACGACGGCAAGCTGCAAGGTCAGCAGCCGATCACCCACTCGTAA
- the rpsR gene encoding 30S ribosomal protein S18 produces MRPANKTKARKRAKTKARVSKKDPIFVDGKRPRPMFVDYKDVELLKKLTNRHGRIVGRRKSGCTAVSQHAVTQAIKRARFMALLAYVKD; encoded by the coding sequence ATGAGACCAGCCAACAAGACCAAAGCCCGTAAGCGTGCCAAGACCAAAGCTCGAGTATCCAAAAAGGATCCGATCTTCGTCGATGGCAAGCGTCCGCGTCCTATGTTCGTGGACTATAAGGACGTGGAACTGCTCAAGAAGCTGACCAACCGTCACGGTCGCATTGTTGGTCGTCGCAAGAGCGGTTGTACCGCCGTCAGCCAGCACGCCGTTACGCAGGCCATCAAACGTGCCCGCTTCATGGCCCTGTTGGCTTACGTCAAGGACTAG
- the cysC gene encoding adenylyl-sulfate kinase, with amino-acid sequence MSENVEITWHDHHVSRTDREKLNGHGGGVVWFTGLSGSGKSTVANAVDGKLHQMGIHTFLLDGDNVRHGLNASGKILEESYSPEFAKRFGLGFGAEDRAENIRRIGAVADLFCQAGVLVLTAFVSPYQADRDAVRRIVESSGSAGDFIEVFVDTPLAVCEQRDPKGLYKKARAGEIKGFTGIDDPYEAPAKPEVHLAGGDYTPGQLADQVIEQLRKLGKLPQV; translated from the coding sequence ATGTCTGAAAACGTTGAAATCACCTGGCACGACCACCATGTTTCCCGCACCGATCGGGAGAAACTCAATGGACATGGAGGGGGTGTGGTTTGGTTCACCGGGCTCAGCGGCAGTGGTAAAAGCACGGTCGCCAACGCGGTCGATGGAAAGCTCCATCAGATGGGCATCCACACCTTTTTGCTCGATGGCGACAACGTTCGTCATGGCCTGAATGCCAGCGGGAAGATTCTCGAAGAAAGCTACTCACCGGAGTTCGCCAAGCGATTTGGGCTTGGGTTCGGTGCCGAAGATCGGGCAGAAAACATCCGCCGGATCGGAGCCGTCGCGGACCTCTTCTGCCAAGCTGGCGTCTTGGTGCTGACTGCTTTCGTGAGTCCTTACCAGGCCGATCGCGATGCGGTCCGACGCATTGTCGAGTCGAGCGGAAGTGCAGGCGACTTCATCGAGGTGTTCGTCGATACACCGCTAGCAGTCTGCGAACAGCGTGATCCGAAAGGGCTATACAAGAAAGCTCGGGCAGGCGAGATCAAAGGCTTCACCGGCATCGACGATCCGTATGAAGCTCCAGCCAAACCGGAAGTTCATCTGGCTGGTGGAGATTACACGCCGGGTCAACTTGCCGATCAAGTGATCGAGCAACTGCGAAAGCTGGGCAAGCTTCCTCAGGTTTAG